In the Aneurinibacillus soli genome, one interval contains:
- the spo0A gene encoding sporulation transcription factor Spo0A has protein sequence MKKIQVILADDNREFTELLQEYLNAQEDIEVVGVAFNGNEVLNLMSHTLPDVLILDIVMPHLDGLAVLEQIRNMKLPVMPKIIMLTAFGQEEITKKAVELGVSYYILKPFDMEVLVNRLRQVVGVSAVVTSSIHMLRPPALPPKGKTLDQNITNIIHEIGVPAHIKGYLYLREAITMVYNDVELLGSITKILYPEIAKKFNTTASRVERAIRHAIEVAWNRGNMESIARLFGYTVSNAKAKPTNSEFIAMVADKLRIEHHVS, from the coding sequence TTGAAAAAAATTCAAGTGATTCTTGCGGATGATAATCGCGAGTTTACAGAGTTGCTTCAGGAATACCTGAACGCACAGGAAGACATCGAAGTAGTCGGTGTCGCATTTAACGGGAATGAAGTGCTCAATCTAATGAGCCATACGTTGCCGGATGTGTTGATTCTTGACATCGTTATGCCGCACCTGGACGGACTGGCTGTGCTTGAACAGATCCGAAATATGAAGCTGCCGGTTATGCCGAAAATCATCATGCTGACAGCGTTTGGTCAGGAAGAAATCACAAAGAAAGCAGTCGAATTGGGCGTTTCTTATTATATTTTGAAACCGTTTGATATGGAAGTACTAGTGAATCGCTTGCGCCAGGTCGTGGGTGTATCCGCTGTCGTGACATCTTCTATACATATGTTGCGTCCACCGGCACTACCGCCAAAAGGAAAAACACTGGACCAGAATATCACGAATATTATTCATGAGATTGGTGTGCCTGCTCATATTAAAGGATATCTATATCTGCGGGAAGCGATTACGATGGTGTATAATGATGTGGAGTTACTTGGGTCCATCACAAAAATTTTGTACCCGGAAATCGCAAAGAAATTTAACACGACCGCCAGCCGTGTAGAGCGTGCCATTCGCCATGCAATTGAAGTGGCATGGAATCGCGGAAATATGGAATCGATTGCCCGCCTATTCGGCTATACGGTAAGCAATGCAAAGGCGAAGCCCACCAATTCAGAGTTCATTGCGATGGTGGCGGATAAGCTGCGAATTGAGCATCATGTGTCATGA
- a CDS encoding aspartyl-phosphate phosphatase Spo0E family protein codes for MSTIESSPCLHVLQHEIQSLRDLMHNIAREKKNLTDPDVVRISQLLDEKLNLHYRTLTSH; via the coding sequence ATGTCTACGATTGAATCGTCCCCTTGCCTGCATGTCCTCCAGCACGAAATTCAGTCCTTACGCGATCTCATGCACAATATCGCTCGTGAGAAAAAGAATTTGACCGACCCGGACGTTGTACGCATCAGCCAATTGTTGGATGAAAAGCTGAATCTGCATTACCGGACTCTTACTTCGCACTAA
- the fabI gene encoding enoyl-ACP reductase FabI encodes MNLLKDKNIVVMGVANKRSIAWGIAQSLNAAGANLIFTYQGERLKENVQELVETLGQKRTILIPCDVTNDEDVRTAFASIKEEVGVLHGLAHCIAYAKTEDLEGNFSATSRDGFALAHDISAYSFVSVSNAARELMTEGGSLVTLTYLGGERVVPNYNVMGVAKAALEMSVRYLASDLGKENIRVNAISAGPIRTLAAKGIRNFNDLTKNVPEKAPLGRTIDQSEVGDAALFLFSHLSRGITGEVLHVDAGFNVMA; translated from the coding sequence ATGAATTTATTGAAAGATAAAAATATCGTAGTAATGGGCGTCGCGAATAAGCGCAGTATTGCATGGGGAATTGCCCAGTCATTGAATGCAGCGGGAGCGAATCTCATTTTTACATATCAGGGAGAGCGCCTGAAGGAAAACGTGCAGGAACTGGTTGAGACACTGGGTCAGAAGCGCACAATTCTTATTCCTTGTGACGTAACGAATGATGAAGATGTTCGGACTGCGTTTGCCAGCATTAAAGAAGAAGTGGGTGTGCTGCATGGTCTCGCGCATTGCATTGCCTACGCGAAAACGGAAGATCTGGAAGGCAACTTCAGCGCTACATCCCGTGACGGATTCGCACTGGCGCATGATATTAGTGCGTACTCGTTCGTGTCCGTATCGAACGCGGCGCGTGAGCTGATGACAGAAGGTGGAAGCCTTGTAACCCTGACATACCTTGGCGGTGAACGCGTCGTGCCGAATTACAACGTGATGGGTGTGGCGAAAGCAGCGCTTGAGATGAGTGTTCGTTATCTGGCATCTGATCTGGGCAAGGAGAACATTCGTGTGAATGCAATCTCAGCCGGTCCGATTCGCACGCTTGCTGCGAAAGGCATTCGCAACTTCAATGATCTGACAAAGAATGTGCCGGAGAAAGCACCGCTTGGCCGCACGATTGATCAGAGCGAAGTAGGGGATGCTGCGTTGTTCTTATTCAGCCATCTGTCACGCGGCATTACAGGGGAAGTGCTGCATGTAGATGCAGGCTTCAATGTAATGGCATAA
- a CDS encoding PHP domain-containing protein, protein MRADLHSHTTASDGTFTPRQVVERAKAKGLAVLSITDHDTVAGLSEAQAAGMEHGIEIVPGIEISSIYKGRDVHVLGYYMNIADEVFLARLTELRDVRQLRNKMIIARLAELNIHITLAEVAARKKETVGNVGRPHIAEVLIEKGIVSSMEEAFTRYLGSTGAAYVNPPRITPEEAIDLIHAAGGVAVLAHPGLYKNPELVRTLIVHGLDGIEVYHPDNNTEDEVLYSALADEAGISKTSGSDFHGMRSGVVFHADLGDRSAPLTTVQELRQRAEKRQAAV, encoded by the coding sequence ATGAGAGCAGATTTACATTCGCATACAACGGCGTCAGATGGAACATTTACACCACGCCAGGTAGTCGAGCGGGCAAAAGCAAAAGGGCTTGCCGTACTTTCCATTACCGATCATGATACGGTGGCGGGGCTTTCGGAAGCGCAGGCAGCCGGGATGGAGCACGGGATTGAGATTGTGCCGGGAATTGAGATCAGTTCCATTTATAAGGGTCGTGATGTGCATGTGCTTGGCTATTATATGAATATAGCAGACGAAGTATTTCTTGCCCGGCTCACAGAGCTGCGCGATGTGCGCCAGTTGCGCAATAAGATGATCATAGCCCGGCTTGCGGAGCTTAACATTCACATTACGCTTGCAGAAGTTGCGGCGCGCAAAAAAGAAACAGTCGGCAATGTTGGTCGCCCCCATATTGCAGAAGTTCTCATCGAGAAAGGAATTGTTTCTTCTATGGAAGAAGCATTCACCCGTTACTTGGGCAGTACGGGAGCTGCGTATGTCAATCCGCCGCGCATCACACCGGAGGAAGCGATTGATCTCATTCATGCGGCAGGAGGCGTGGCCGTGCTTGCGCATCCGGGTCTGTACAAAAATCCTGAACTTGTCCGCACGCTTATTGTGCATGGGCTTGATGGCATTGAAGTATATCATCCGGATAATAACACGGAGGATGAGGTGCTGTATAGCGCACTAGCAGATGAAGCGGGGATTAGTAAAACGTCCGGCTCTGATTTTCACGGTATGCGGAGCGGTGTCGTGTTTCATGCTGATCTTGGGGACAGATCCGCTCCCCTTACTACTGTACAGGAACTACGGCAGCGTGCTGAAAAGCGTCAGGCTGCCGTATAG
- a CDS encoding phosphatidylglycerophosphatase A family protein, with amino-acid sequence MKRQIHSREVKAAALQRLAERGVTVEDIAEVVYLMQAPYNVGLKIQACIESVHAVLEKREIQHAILVGTELDIMAEKNMLSEPLQSIIAADEGLFGCDETLALGSVLGYGSIAVTTFGHLDKQKIGIIKRLDTKRGGGIHTFLDDLVASIAASASGRMAHRLRDEQEREEERQSELQANDEQVG; translated from the coding sequence ATGAAGAGACAAATACACAGCAGAGAAGTAAAAGCGGCGGCTTTGCAGCGGCTCGCTGAACGTGGCGTAACCGTAGAGGATATCGCCGAAGTGGTCTACTTGATGCAGGCGCCGTACAATGTAGGTCTTAAAATACAGGCATGTATTGAAAGCGTTCACGCCGTTCTAGAAAAGCGGGAAATTCAGCACGCGATTCTTGTTGGGACTGAACTTGATATTATGGCTGAGAAGAATATGTTATCTGAGCCGTTGCAATCTATCATTGCAGCGGATGAAGGGTTGTTTGGTTGTGATGAAACGCTTGCTCTCGGTTCCGTGCTTGGATATGGGAGTATTGCAGTGACGACATTCGGGCATCTTGATAAGCAAAAAATCGGCATTATTAAGCGTTTGGATACGAAGCGAGGAGGAGGAATCCATACATTCCTTGATGACCTCGTAGCAAGCATTGCAGCATCCGCATCAGGCCGGATGGCACATCGTCTGCGTGATGAACAGGAGCGAGAAGAAGAGCGCCAGTCCGAGCTGCAGGCTAATGATGAGCAGGTTGGATGA
- a CDS encoding DUF4912 domain-containing protein: protein MKAKPKRRASSTDMDGPSLRVAWKDTQSLVAVWDVGEQQRKAIEEWFTIPVGELPFVLRLYDITDRMIKNDGLDTYVDFDINFQCANWLLYGVESQRKYCVELGVRMIDGRYYSLKRSDQILPYVG, encoded by the coding sequence ATGAAAGCGAAGCCTAAGAGGCGTGCGTCCAGTACAGATATGGATGGTCCGAGTCTACGTGTCGCATGGAAAGATACACAATCGCTTGTAGCAGTATGGGATGTAGGAGAACAGCAGAGGAAGGCTATTGAGGAATGGTTTACGATTCCAGTGGGAGAGTTGCCATTCGTGCTTCGGCTGTACGATATTACGGACAGAATGATCAAGAATGATGGACTGGATACGTACGTTGATTTCGATATCAATTTCCAGTGCGCGAATTGGCTTTTGTACGGGGTTGAGTCTCAGCGCAAGTATTGTGTGGAACTGGGAGTGCGCATGATTGACGGTCGGTATTATTCGCTGAAACGATCCGATCAGATCCTTCCCTATGTAGGGTAG
- a CDS encoding DUF1885 family protein — MSRSAYITFVEGSTVAQASVDDVKQKLDQYTTILKKTGTQLDWAYGQFAFPYTIQEKPEGQGQWFYLKGIDETLYRYILIGVGTRTIEQTVTEADPDHEGQTRTRTVPKEQSYIQITLTEQSTHGDKGKANELCRYLASEYKAELHLFNNRVMYFNPRK; from the coding sequence GTGAGCAGAAGCGCTTATATCACATTTGTGGAAGGTTCTACGGTCGCACAGGCCTCTGTAGATGATGTGAAGCAGAAGCTAGACCAGTATACAACCATCCTCAAAAAAACAGGAACGCAGCTGGACTGGGCGTATGGCCAGTTTGCCTTCCCATATACCATTCAGGAAAAACCGGAAGGGCAGGGGCAATGGTTTTATCTTAAAGGAATCGATGAGACTCTGTACCGCTACATCCTGATCGGAGTAGGAACACGTACAATTGAGCAGACCGTCACAGAAGCAGATCCAGATCATGAAGGCCAAACGCGCACACGTACCGTTCCAAAAGAGCAGTCATACATACAGATCACACTTACCGAACAATCTACACATGGAGATAAAGGTAAGGCTAATGAGCTATGTCGCTACCTTGCAAGCGAATACAAAGCCGAGTTGCATCTGTTTAACAATCGTGTTATGTATTTCAATCCGCGTAAATAA
- a CDS encoding MarR family winged helix-turn-helix transcriptional regulator, which produces MDNKESHSQHDLHQVLNTLRAIAVVNKDDWEAAARKLGLDSAVQLNILSIVYSYEGVRVTQIADWTFWHPSSVVIHVKKMMEKGLVTIGKSDKDGRVVNVFLTDRGREIVELNEGQAPDVFRITNALASLELRYGRNVSALFYECLDFLAEELHGPEKIYWLRDSEKNNRSIAAT; this is translated from the coding sequence ATGGATAACAAAGAAAGTCACAGTCAGCATGACTTGCATCAAGTTTTGAACACGCTGCGCGCGATCGCAGTTGTAAATAAGGACGATTGGGAGGCAGCAGCCCGGAAGTTGGGGCTTGACTCAGCTGTTCAGCTGAATATTCTGTCAATTGTATATTCTTATGAAGGGGTGCGCGTTACGCAGATTGCGGATTGGACGTTCTGGCACCCTTCATCTGTTGTCATTCATGTAAAGAAGATGATGGAGAAGGGACTTGTAACGATTGGGAAGAGCGATAAGGATGGTCGAGTTGTTAATGTGTTTTTGACCGACCGTGGCCGAGAAATTGTGGAACTCAATGAAGGGCAGGCACCAGACGTATTTCGGATTACGAATGCGCTTGCGAGTCTGGAGCTTCGTTATGGACGCAATGTATCGGCTCTTTTCTATGAGTGCCTTGATTTTCTTGCAGAGGAACTGCATGGACCAGAAAAGATTTACTGGCTACGGGACAGTGAGAAGAACAACCGTAGCATAGCTGCGACATAA
- a CDS encoding DUF3055 domain-containing protein — protein sequence MFERLYSTSESTKVNFVGFVSENARYDFGIVYTNQFFGKPLVICMQTGRSSLMCAEDAQNLDVLKRKFAISTEDEARELAVFLESQLPHTDHAMTQY from the coding sequence ATGTTCGAAAGATTGTACAGTACATCAGAATCAACGAAAGTAAACTTTGTTGGCTTCGTATCCGAGAATGCCCGTTATGATTTTGGCATTGTTTACACGAACCAGTTTTTTGGAAAACCTCTGGTCATCTGCATGCAGACAGGACGTTCCTCCCTTATGTGCGCGGAAGATGCGCAAAACCTTGACGTTCTGAAAAGAAAATTTGCCATTTCTACTGAGGATGAGGCACGTGAACTGGCTGTCTTCTTAGAAAGCCAGCTGCCGCATACCGATCATGCCATGACGCAATATTAA
- a CDS encoding GapA-binding peptide SR1P: MGTIICQHCDTIIEHYETEKVEVLYANTCDCSSCGEQK; encoded by the coding sequence GTGGGAACAATTATTTGCCAGCATTGTGACACAATCATTGAGCATTATGAAACGGAGAAAGTAGAAGTATTGTATGCAAATACATGCGACTGCTCTTCCTGTGGTGAACAGAAATAG
- a CDS encoding aminotransferase class I/II-fold pyridoxal phosphate-dependent enzyme: MDQTKTPLFTGLVEHARRNPIQFHIPGHKKGSGMYPEFREFIGQNALSIDLINIAPLDDLHHPKKIIKEAQDLAAEAFGADYTFFSIQGTSGAIMTMIMSVVGPGEKIIVPRNVHKSILSAVIFAGAIPVFVHPVMDPNLGLAHGITTDSVRNALKQHPTAKAVLVINPTYFGVSANLKEIVDVVHEHGIPVLVDEAHGVHIHFHDDLPMSAMQAGADMAATSVHKLGGSMTQSSVLNVREGLVSANRVKSVISMLTTTSTSYILLASLDTARKQLVLHGKEMMDHVLELANHTRSEINSIPGLYCVGEEILGSAATYDMDPSKLIIQVRGIGLTGHQVEVWLREKYNIEVELSDLYNILCIVTPGDSILTVTTLVQALRELARIQLGKESIKPLTVHLPKIPDLALSPREAFYAETELVPLREAAGHIMAEFIMVYPPGIPIVLPGEMLTQDNIDYIIENLEAGLPVQGPEDESIEMIKVIKRNPAIR; the protein is encoded by the coding sequence GTGGATCAGACAAAAACTCCCCTGTTTACAGGGCTTGTAGAGCATGCACGGCGCAATCCGATTCAATTCCATATTCCGGGGCATAAAAAAGGCTCAGGTATGTATCCGGAATTCCGCGAATTCATCGGGCAGAACGCGCTGTCGATTGACCTGATTAACATCGCGCCGCTCGACGATCTACACCATCCGAAAAAAATAATCAAAGAAGCACAGGACCTCGCAGCGGAGGCGTTTGGCGCTGACTATACGTTTTTCTCTATTCAGGGAACAAGCGGAGCCATTATGACGATGATTATGTCAGTTGTCGGGCCAGGTGAGAAAATTATCGTGCCCCGCAACGTGCATAAATCGATCCTGTCTGCCGTTATTTTTGCAGGCGCGATCCCCGTATTCGTCCATCCCGTCATGGACCCGAATCTGGGGCTAGCACATGGCATCACAACCGACTCCGTCCGCAACGCACTTAAGCAGCATCCAACTGCTAAAGCGGTACTTGTTATTAATCCAACGTACTTCGGAGTATCGGCCAATCTCAAGGAGATCGTGGATGTCGTCCATGAACATGGCATCCCTGTTCTGGTAGATGAAGCGCATGGTGTTCATATTCACTTCCATGATGATCTGCCGATGTCAGCTATGCAGGCAGGCGCTGATATGGCCGCAACAAGCGTGCATAAGCTTGGCGGTTCCATGACACAAAGCTCCGTGCTGAACGTACGGGAAGGGCTTGTGTCGGCGAACCGGGTCAAATCTGTAATTAGCATGCTGACGACAACATCTACATCATATATCCTGCTTGCTTCACTGGATACTGCACGCAAACAGCTCGTTCTACACGGCAAAGAGATGATGGACCACGTACTTGAGCTCGCGAATCATACCCGCTCTGAGATCAATAGCATCCCAGGTTTGTACTGTGTGGGTGAAGAGATCCTCGGAAGTGCTGCCACATATGACATGGACCCATCCAAACTGATTATCCAGGTGCGTGGCATTGGTTTAACCGGACATCAAGTAGAAGTATGGCTGCGTGAGAAATATAACATCGAAGTCGAACTGAGTGATCTATACAACATCTTGTGTATTGTGACACCGGGAGATTCCATCCTAACCGTGACGACACTCGTACAGGCGCTGCGTGAACTTGCTCGCATTCAACTGGGTAAGGAATCCATTAAACCGCTAACCGTTCATCTGCCAAAAATCCCGGATCTTGCCCTTTCTCCACGGGAAGCTTTTTATGCAGAGACAGAACTTGTGCCGCTGCGCGAAGCAGCCGGACACATTATGGCAGAATTTATTATGGTTTATCCACCTGGCATTCCGATTGTTCTGCCGGGTGAAATGCTTACACAAGATAATATTGATTACATCATCGAGAACTTAGAAGCTGGACTGCCGGTACAAGGACCAGAAGACGAGTCGATTGAGATGATCAAAGTCATCAAGCGCAACCCGGCGATTCGCTAA
- a CDS encoding NAD(P)H-dependent flavin oxidoreductase, which yields MKTRVTEIFGIEYPIVQGGLAYLAYAELAAAVSNAGGLGQITAMTLRTPEALRAEIQKVRQLTERPFGVNFAIGQHGHSYEAMLDVAIEEKVPAISITGGNPKPIFERLAGTGIRTLVLIAGVRQAQKAEELGADAVMAVGQEGGGHLGRDDIGTMVLIPRVVDAVSIPVLASGGIGDGRGLLAALSLGAEGIEMGTRFIATKECVHAHETYKQALVEGKETDTVIIKRTIGAPGRTLRTKHALDIIAREAQGADYEALKDMISGSANRNYIYDGSEEEGYGWAGQVIGLIDDVPTVQELIDRMILQVKEGTSRLNRVLEGINVRG from the coding sequence ATGAAAACACGAGTGACTGAAATTTTTGGCATTGAGTATCCGATTGTGCAGGGAGGGCTTGCATATCTTGCTTATGCAGAGCTAGCGGCGGCCGTATCGAATGCAGGGGGCCTCGGGCAGATTACAGCGATGACGTTGAGAACACCGGAAGCGTTGCGTGCCGAGATTCAAAAGGTGCGTCAACTAACTGAGCGACCGTTCGGTGTGAACTTTGCGATTGGGCAGCACGGTCATTCCTATGAAGCTATGCTGGATGTGGCCATCGAAGAAAAAGTTCCGGCGATCTCCATTACAGGTGGCAATCCAAAGCCGATTTTTGAGCGTCTTGCCGGAACGGGCATTCGAACGCTTGTGCTGATTGCTGGTGTGCGCCAGGCGCAGAAGGCAGAGGAGCTTGGAGCGGATGCAGTCATGGCAGTCGGCCAAGAAGGTGGCGGTCATCTTGGACGTGACGATATCGGGACGATGGTGCTTATTCCGCGTGTGGTAGATGCCGTATCCATTCCGGTGCTTGCGAGCGGAGGGATTGGAGATGGACGCGGACTTTTGGCAGCGCTTTCGCTTGGCGCAGAAGGTATTGAGATGGGAACGCGTTTCATTGCAACAAAAGAGTGTGTGCATGCGCATGAGACGTACAAACAGGCGCTTGTAGAAGGTAAGGAAACGGATACAGTTATTATCAAACGGACGATTGGCGCACCTGGCCGTACATTGCGTACTAAGCACGCGCTTGATATTATTGCGCGGGAGGCGCAGGGGGCGGATTACGAGGCGTTGAAAGATATGATCAGCGGCAGCGCGAACCGTAATTACATTTATGATGGTAGCGAAGAGGAGGGCTATGGCTGGGCCGGACAGGTCATCGGGTTGATTGATGATGTGCCGACTGTTCAGGAGCTAATTGATCGCATGATACTCCAAGTAAAAGAAGGCACATCTCGCTTGAATCGTGTGCTCGAAGGGATAAACGTGCGCGGATAG
- a CDS encoding YktB family protein — translation MSYFTEEDFAVFTIPGLDARMEALKATVRPKLETLGARIAPVLSAQCGEEMFAHVAKHARRTINPPSDTWVAWAASKRGYKMLPHFQVGMWETHLFIWFAVIYEAPVKPAFGARLVAEAGHIDTLVPASYMWSFDHTKPGTIPHTSMDTTAITDAGERLARVKKSELLCGITLPKDEALQLDEQELLAKIEDTFYTMQPLYKLTYSENIRTN, via the coding sequence ATGTCCTACTTTACGGAAGAAGATTTCGCTGTTTTTACCATCCCAGGTCTGGATGCACGCATGGAAGCGCTGAAAGCCACTGTACGACCGAAGCTTGAAACACTCGGAGCGCGGATTGCGCCTGTCCTGTCCGCTCAGTGCGGCGAGGAGATGTTTGCGCATGTTGCCAAGCACGCCCGGCGGACGATTAATCCGCCAAGTGATACATGGGTCGCATGGGCAGCAAGCAAGCGAGGCTACAAAATGTTGCCCCACTTCCAGGTCGGCATGTGGGAAACCCATCTGTTCATCTGGTTTGCCGTCATTTATGAAGCACCCGTAAAGCCTGCATTCGGAGCACGGCTCGTTGCGGAGGCGGGACATATCGATACACTCGTACCAGCTTCATATATGTGGTCCTTCGATCATACGAAGCCAGGCACCATTCCACACACATCCATGGATACAACCGCAATCACAGACGCTGGTGAGCGCCTTGCACGCGTCAAAAAATCAGAGCTTCTATGCGGCATTACTCTTCCTAAAGATGAGGCGCTGCAACTAGATGAGCAGGAGCTACTCGCAAAGATTGAAGACACCTTCTATACAATGCAGCCACTGTATAAGTTGACGTATAGTGAGAACATCAGAACGAATTGA
- a CDS encoding leucyl aminopeptidase produces MKVKLSTEDIAAIATDCLIVTYCEDQDTLKGHAKTVDSALGHRISQLIAEKEIKGEFGEVTLLHNWGKVPAKRTIVLGLGKEAGLTVDKVRDAVGIAARHAQKKGVKNLTFGVADYYVQRSLWNPVDIVQSVVEGVELGTYVFTGYKQKADPVPAIEEFVLVVEEGMGKSAVEAGFHRADVMAYSTNLARDLVNEPGNKMTPAILAERARGIARNHNLEITVLNKGELEELGMGALLGVGQASANEAKMIVLKYNGAPDSREVLGFVGKGVTFDTGGIQVKPDEGMGEMKTDMAGAAAVLAAMDGIGALQPHVNVIAVIPTCENMIGGNGLKPADVITSFSGKTIEIVHTDAEGRLILADGVAYAKHLGATKLVDVATLTGSVISALGHAATGMITNNEEWIGEVKVAARIAGEKMWQLPNFEDYQEYIKSDIADIKNDAGRPAGCIQGGIFIGAFAEDTPWVHLDIAGTATVDKDRGHHPEGATGAAVRTLIQLAIRFGGK; encoded by the coding sequence ATGAAGGTAAAACTATCGACGGAAGATATCGCAGCAATTGCTACAGATTGTTTAATCGTAACGTATTGCGAAGATCAGGATACGCTTAAGGGTCATGCCAAAACGGTAGACAGTGCACTCGGTCATCGTATTTCACAGCTCATTGCTGAGAAAGAAATCAAAGGAGAATTCGGAGAAGTAACATTGCTGCATAACTGGGGGAAAGTCCCGGCAAAACGAACCATCGTGCTTGGCCTTGGCAAAGAAGCGGGGCTTACCGTAGATAAAGTGCGCGACGCCGTTGGCATTGCCGCTCGTCATGCCCAGAAAAAAGGCGTGAAAAATTTGACATTCGGTGTGGCTGATTACTATGTGCAGCGATCGCTCTGGAATCCAGTCGATATCGTACAGAGCGTAGTAGAAGGGGTGGAGCTTGGTACATACGTATTTACCGGCTACAAACAGAAGGCAGATCCTGTGCCTGCGATTGAAGAATTCGTTCTTGTTGTGGAAGAAGGAATGGGAAAATCAGCTGTCGAAGCGGGTTTTCATCGTGCGGATGTGATGGCGTATTCCACGAATTTGGCGCGTGATCTTGTCAATGAACCGGGCAACAAAATGACCCCGGCTATTCTCGCCGAGCGTGCACGTGGCATTGCCCGTAATCATAATCTTGAAATTACAGTGCTGAATAAGGGAGAGCTAGAAGAACTCGGGATGGGAGCCTTGCTTGGCGTTGGACAGGCGAGTGCAAACGAGGCAAAAATGATTGTATTGAAATACAATGGTGCACCGGACAGCCGGGAGGTACTTGGTTTTGTCGGCAAAGGTGTTACGTTCGATACAGGTGGCATTCAAGTGAAGCCGGATGAAGGCATGGGCGAGATGAAAACGGACATGGCTGGTGCGGCGGCTGTGCTTGCGGCGATGGATGGCATTGGCGCTCTGCAACCACATGTGAATGTGATTGCGGTTATTCCGACATGTGAGAACATGATTGGGGGCAATGGCCTGAAGCCGGCGGACGTGATTACATCTTTTTCTGGAAAAACCATTGAGATCGTGCATACAGATGCGGAAGGACGCCTCATTCTGGCAGACGGTGTGGCATATGCGAAGCATCTTGGTGCCACGAAGCTTGTTGATGTGGCAACGCTTACAGGATCTGTGATTTCTGCTCTCGGACATGCGGCGACCGGGATGATTACGAACAATGAAGAGTGGATCGGTGAAGTGAAGGTTGCTGCACGCATCGCGGGAGAAAAAATGTGGCAACTCCCGAACTTTGAAGATTATCAAGAATACATTAAGAGTGATATTGCAGATATCAAAAATGACGCCGGTCGGCCAGCTGGCTGTATCCAGGGCGGGATTTTTATCGGAGCATTTGCGGAAGATACGCCATGGGTACATCTCGATATCGCCGGAACAGCGACCGTCGATAAGGATCGCGGTCATCATCCGGAAGGCGCAACGGGTGCCGCTGTGCGCACACTCATTCAACTTGCAATCCGCTTTGGTGGGAAGTAA
- a CDS encoding DUF4446 family protein, translating to MTKEIAAGVAGAVLLLVLVLLLWNIVLTVKFGGLKKRFRRLAQGSSKENLEQILEKLFGRMEVLDESQREVSALAEEMRKRVREQKSNLGIVRFCAFEHEGSDLSFSLALVDETGSGMVMTSIYGRHESRVYAKPIEGGQSSYTLSEEEQQALDAALKSADRE from the coding sequence ATGACGAAAGAAATCGCTGCGGGAGTTGCTGGAGCTGTACTGCTGCTCGTACTCGTTCTGCTTCTGTGGAACATTGTGCTCACCGTAAAATTCGGCGGTCTGAAGAAGCGATTTCGTCGTTTGGCACAGGGATCGTCTAAAGAAAACCTGGAACAGATTCTCGAGAAGTTATTTGGCCGGATGGAGGTGCTGGATGAATCCCAGCGTGAAGTCAGTGCGCTTGCAGAGGAGATGCGCAAGCGGGTTCGTGAACAGAAGAGCAACCTGGGAATTGTTCGCTTTTGCGCCTTTGAGCATGAAGGAAGCGATCTTAGCTTCTCGCTTGCACTTGTGGACGAAACGGGGTCTGGAATGGTCATGACAAGTATTTATGGCCGTCATGAATCACGCGTGTACGCGAAGCCAATCGAGGGTGGACAGTCGTCTTATACGCTGTCAGAAGAAGAACAGCAGGCACTTGACGCCGCGTTGAAAAGTGCGGATAGAGAATAA